Sequence from the Ascaphus truei isolate aAscTru1 chromosome 3, aAscTru1.hap1, whole genome shotgun sequence genome:
CTGTGGGTGCTGTTTGGGCCTCGCTGTTATTGCTCTGTGCTGTGGGTGCTGTTTGGGCCTCGCTGTTATTGCTCTGTGCTGTGGGTGCTGCTGGGGTCTCGCTGTTATTGCGCTGTGCTGTTCTTGCTGCTTGTGCCTTGCTGTTATTGCTCGGTGCTGTTCGTGCGGCATGGGCCTCGCTGTTATTGCTCGGTGCTGTTCTTGCTGTGGGTGCTGCTGGGGTCTCGCTGTTATTGCTTGGTGCTGTTCTTGCTGCGGGTACTGCATGGGCCTCGCTGTTATTGCTCGGTGCTGTTCTTGCTGTGGGTGCTGCTGGGGTCTCGCTGTTATTGCTTGGTGCTGTTCTTGCTGCGGGTACTGCATGGGCCTCGCTGTTATTGCTCGGTGCTGTTCTTGCTGCGGGTACTGCATGGGCCTCTCTGTTATTGCTCGGTGCTGTTCTTGCTGCGGGTGCTGCTTAGCTCTGCAGCTGCCATTTAATCTTTTGTTATCCTGCTTTCATAGCCCCGGTTGGCAGTCATCAGCTGCCATCATCACACATTTTATCAGACCCGCAGTATAGCCAGCTGTGTGTGAACCAATATCCTCCGCTGCAGGAAAGCCACTGCTTAATGAGATTGAAACCTATTTATTTATaccatgtgttaccaggaagtaatgcagtgagagttacctctcgttctcatgtatgtcctgggcacagagttataacactcactctacacttgtgagtatttagcacactgcaccttgaatatttattcacacgtTTACCACAGTtattgcaccatcagaatatttattctgttttacatggcttgcgcttcccgatgatcttcaactcttcacattggaggacaaagcaacATATTGAGTTGTGGAGGGTATCTAGTTTGTCAAGTTGAGTTTAGGGTGCTGTGCCATATtctatagtctataattggcattagcatctactgtgcaatgcgctttctaaccagcaggtttagggaggatttgttcctataaaataCACCTAGATTAGCATATGTTTTGGATGTCCAAGAATCGATATGCAACCGAGGAGACACAATGTTGTGTATCTGCCTGTTGCAGCTGCTAAAGTAGCTGATTTGGGTGAGAGGAagtgtaaggcccgggccatagaggggtggggagagcggaggcgcgctagcgctgaggctcgcctgcatcagtcagcgcgattgcacggacttgcaggcgagccagcgtgcgcggggggagccggggggaggtggttggaggcggggcagtgacgtcgctgggccaatcgcccgcgacgcactgacgtcaatgtcacggcgccgacgtcacggcgccgtgacgttgacgctgctgtgctgtgattggaggttttcaaccgacagcgcgctgaaaaacagcttggcgctcggctgaaacctccaactcctcagcacgcctgcggacgctcgcgtgagccccctctcacggcatcctcattgaggatgcaggggctcagcgcggagcgtccgcacgcctcagcacggcctgtccttctatggactcggtttaagaagtgagtgagggggattCCCTCTTCCAGCTCTGTTCTCATCCCTCTCCTAGAGAGCCCCAGCCTGGCCATGTTTTGAGGATAACCAAACACGACTGAGTATTTACCCAAGTGGGATATATTTGGCGTTTCCTTGGTTTGTGTTTGTTTATATTCTGGTGTGGCTGGCATTCCCAGGGGAGCCAGCGGGTGGAAAAGCACAGCTTTGGGTCTTATCTTAGACTCTGCCTCGGTCCTTTGTGTTTAAAAGACAATACAAGGATCCAGTCTTCTGCCCCGCTGTGCCTTTTTTATTCCTACCTGCCTGGAATAACCTTGGCTTCCCACCCTCTCCAGGTGCGTCCTTCCGAATTCCAGGGCACAAACCCTCAAACTTTGAAAAGAACATCCTGGTGTACGCAGGCCGTTTCAAAAAGAAGGAGGACATCCCTGATCTCGTATCGTAAGTAACTTTCCATTCACTGGGAGGAGAGAGACTTCCAGGGGGCGTCACTCGGCTTTAAGACTGTGCCAAATTTGTAGGCAATGCACCAACTTGAGCTGCTTAGAAAAGCATAGTGTCCTGAACTTATAGACCATCTCTCTACACGTAAACCACAAATGCAGAACCTATGTATTATACATTCCCTAAAGTACATAGAAACAGCGACACATTCTCCAGCCCTCCGAAATCGCAAAAACCTATCCATCGGTGACCCAAGTCTAGTAAGATCGTacatagagatataataacactccAAATCTCTCTCCCAAAACTGCTAACCCAACTGATTGCTGTACTTTATTACATTGCACAGGTCCTGCTGATGTCACATTTGCAGCCGAATAATGATCTAATAACTatttgatatttattttatttatttatttataaaaatgttttaccaggaagtaatacattgagagatacctctcgttttcaagtatgtcctgggcacagagttataaaaaatacatggataCGTACTGTATTACAGACGCTGGACACCAGTGATGTATAACGCAAATAAAACCATAATTCACAGATGGTGGTAGGAGGGAATACATTTTTGCCTCCCTTGCTGTGGTCACTTTATTCCTTTCTGGGGGTGATTGACGTTATGAGTTCTTCGCTGCTTTAACAGGTCCTATAGCGCCCTGATACACGCGTGGTCAGGCGTGTGCCGTTCACCTCCTGTGATGTCTTCAGAAACCACAGAACAGCTGGAGACTTGTAACACACCATAAAAAAACAGCCGACAAGGGTAACAAGAAAGATCGAAATCCGAGTGCCTCCCGCTCGATGGACGAGAGTCTCTCTCGGCTCGACAGCAGACATTGGAATATCAACAAGCACGCTGGGAACTTCCATTTTCATCGTGCCCTGATGGAGGTCTGACTTTGCGAGCGGAACGTAGTTAGTATGGctatcatttcattttttttttaagtgcccaCGTCTGCAGAAACCACATTTGAACCAAAACAGTTGAGGTGAAAACTAgaaaacatttgttttttgaCCTCGTTTTAGCTGCTGATACAGCGGGAGAAGAAGAGAATGGTGTCTCCAGATCCTAACATGTTTCTGGGAACCCCCAATCTGCGGCATTCCCCCACCCCGTCATCCGCAGCGCACTGCAGCAGCACTATGAACTTTTTCCATAGTCACAAAGATGAGGTTGAACAAAGAcccatacgtccatcaagttcaacctatgatcaatttagacgacagatactttatcctatatccgtactttgTGTGTTGAGCCAaaggaagaaaaacaaaaaccccagtgacattatctaatgatatctcataaaggggaaaataaattccttcctgactcctaatattggcaatcagattactccccggatcaacatccttcccatgtgtacTTAttcggtatatccctgtatacctttccatgcTCAGACATTGTCTAACGTGATTAGCCACCGCTACCAGGGAAAAGTGGCACTCCCGGAATTTTAGAAGCGCACTCAGGCCACGGTGCGTGACACCAGCTGCATTTTCCCACCACGTGCagatccactttttttttttgttaacattTTACTGTCAGAAGAAAGGGCAGCAGGAAATCcatcctaaattgatacattgtgtgtgtgtgtgtgtgtgtgtgtgtgtgtgtgtgtgtgtgtgtgtatatatatttatgttctcTCTTCTAGGTATGAGATGGTAGACATGGCAAAAAGCAAGATGCGAGTCAAGGTCGCGTACATGATGATGGCTCTGACCATCATCGGCTGCATCGCCACGGTCATCTCTGGAAAGCGGGTGAGTCTTCACTGACtttattagagcaggggtggcctactccagtcctcaagggccaccaacaggtcaggttttcaggctatccctgcttcagcacaggtggatcaatcagtggctgtcgTTTGTGTTAAACAATTCCATGGTAACAGCCCCGTTTTTAATGTAGATCCCAGGATGTAATTTACAAGCAGCCGCACCGCTCTTACCAATTTCCAACAAACGTCAAAATAACCCGCTGCAAAAGGGGAAAAAATGACCATTAATCAACACAGATAGTGACCAGGTGGTCACAGTAGTCCCTAGTTAATGCACTCACGGTTATAAGATGAAATGGTGACAAATAACCCCTCCTAGAGTGAAGAGTGTAGTAGTGAGGGACCAGAGTAAGCGGACCGCCTCTAAGGACAATCCGGTCCTCGTAATTAGCTCCAAACTCCCTACCACCATGAGGAATAGGGTGTTGCTTGCACAGGTGTAGTCAAATCCGTGCAACAATGGGACACCAGACAAGGTGTACCCACAAAAGGCTGAATCCACTGACTGCTCCATGTACCAAATAGGAACAACGGCGTTCTATCCAAATAAAATAATTCCTGGGCATCTCTGCGGCCATTATACGGAGGCTGAAAAGCAGCTGCGCGGTGCAAGAACCATTTCTAACATCCTAATAACTGATGTGATGCATTAGGAGCTCAGCCTTATTTACTAAACCTGCCTCGTTTCATCTCTTTACGAGTTACCTGAGAATGAGACGCAGGAATGGGGCGTGCAGCGCGGGAATCTGCGGGGACTTCCCAGAGAATTTATCACAACATTTGACAAATCAAAATGAAAATGTAGTTGATAGTTTGTGGTTTTGACCTAATTAGACACTAAGGTCCCAGATCGGCGGAGGTGAGCGGGCTCTGTGCTTGGCTGTTATCAATATCATGAACGGCGGTTCTTTTCCCTGAGCTGAACGCAAATCCATAtgtaaaaaaagctgtgtgtgctgtgcacgcgcatagtaagtgaaacttctttgacttttgtcacagaaattgacttataacgcgcgtgctcggcacagtcagtgtatgtgtcagtcagtgactatgtatgtgtgtcagtcagagagtatgtatttgtgtcagtcagtgtgtgtatgtgtgtcagtcagtgtgtgcatgtgtgtcagtcagtgtgttcatgtgtgtcagtcagtgtgtgcatgtgtgtcagtcagtgtgtgcatgtgtgtcagtcagtgtgtgcatgtgtgtcagtcagtgtgtgcatgtgtgtcagtcagtgtgtgcatgtgtgtcagtcagtgtgtcagtcaatgtgtgagtgtgtgtgtcagtcagtatgtctctctctgtgttgtgtgaatgtctctctgtgtcggtcagtgtgtgtatgtgtgtcagtgtgcgtgcgtatcagtcagtgtgtgtgtgtgtgtcagtcagtgtgtgtgtgtgtcagtcagtgagtgtatgtgtgtcagtcagtgagtgtatgtgtgtcagtcagtgagtgtatgtgtgtcagtcagtgtgcgtgcatatgtgtgtcagtgtgtgtgtcagtcagtgtgtgtatgtgtgtcagtcagtgtgtgtgtgtcagtcagtgtgtgtgtgtgtgtgtgtgtgtgtgtgtgtgtgtatgtgtgtcagtcagtgtgtgtgtgtgtgtgtgtgtatatgtgtgtcagtcagtgtgtgtgtgtgtgtgtgtgtgtcattcagtgtgtgtgtgtgtgtgtgtgtgtgtgtgtgtgtgtgtgtgtgtgtgtgtgtatgtgtgtcagtcagtgtgtgtgtgtctatgtgtgtcagtcagtcagtgtgtgtgtgtatatgtgtcaatcattgtgtgtgtatgtgtgtcagtgtgtgtgcatgtgtgtcagtcagtgtgtgtgcatgtgtgtcagtcagtgtgtgtgcatgtgtgtcagtcagtgtgtgtgtatgtgtgtcagtcagtgtgtgtgtatgtgtgtgtgtgtgtatgtgtgtcagtcagtgtgtgtgtgtgtgtgtgtgtgtgtgtgtgtgtgtatatatgtatgtgtgtgtgtctgtcagtgtatgtgtgtctctctttgtgtcctgccccctctctcctgactccccccccccccccccccctcaaaggcaggcagagctgcggacccgcggcagctctgcctgagactctcctactCCGGCGATAAAATTTTGAGCGGCGCCGCCacatgtcagtgggtgggtgggtggggggagcggcgccgccacatgtcagtgggtgggtggggggagcggcgccAGGGGCtagcgccgccgcatgtcagcagcCGTGTGGGAGAGCTGCGGGACTCGGGGaagcaagagggaggagagaggctgagcagcggctcctcctctcacagcccaTGGCAGCGGGCGGTGGAACGGCGccagttaggagcggcggctatcgccgccgcatgtgagcaactgggtgtgtgggagggtgaggggtgtgtgggaggtccTCTCTCTGCCGGAGTACTTGCGCGGCTTCCGCCATCTtattacacccgcagcaccggaagctctgcggcagccatcttgctatacccatggcagtggccgttaggagcggcgccggcggctatcgccgccgccgccgccgcatgtcacagcagatgcgtgggcagcatgtcacagcgggtgtgtgtgggggagcagcggctgttaggagcggcgccggcggctatcgccgccgccgccgcatgtcacagtagatgcgggggggggggggaggggggagctgtgacgtcacttccgtttcacatttgtcccccatctctcccgttttaccccatcagaataggtgccactaaagaagtttcacttcaataatacACTTTAATAAGATGTCTAATAAACACTACAATAGGATGTGAGCATATATTACACAGTGACATATTAAAAATGGCCAAAAATAATCCCCAGAGCCGAGACACTGGTATCCGAGGGTGACGCCGTGGCTAATAAATTAGCCCCTAAATGAAAATGTCTATATTCGTGTATCCAATGAGGAGATGTAAGGGGGAACAGGCGGGTGTGGGTAAGGCCgctcttatagtgccggcgacgaaaacaaatacattgccgccgcttCTAGTGCACGCGACAGAGCGGCGCCGCCGTGGCGAAAatctgaagccggcaaaatttgatttttcaagggccgtcgcgtcacgtgacggctcttgaacaaatcaaattgccggaataccgcgaccccgccgcccggcgaaacataactttcgccggcgacgtcacccgccgtgtcgccgacggcactataggcacggccttagggTGCAGTTCAGAtagcacacacatacccagcacaccACTGCCCGGCTGTAAGCACAGGCGTTACACAGCCATGCCCAAGTGAGTAATAAGGTCGCAGTGCACTTCTACTGATTATATTTAAAGTAGTGCTCCGGTATAAACAGCCGAACCGCGTGATATTGTGGTGCCCCAATACAACCGcgtctcctttcctccaaccttaaggggtggccctgagtcctttgtactgcccgtgggatgaatagttcttttcaaagctccttgtactgtccccagaatacatttgtatatagttatcatatcctgtgttggacgcctcttttctaatgtaaataactcCGGGGACGTGCCCATATCTCCCCTTGCTGCGCTTGGTTCACCGTTTCTAGCACATCCACTTCTGACACAGGCAGGGACAGTGGCGTTTCCCACCCATGTTGCCAcctgtttgtctttttttttttttagcacctcGAGTTGACATAAAAGTGAGAAGTAGTTTTAAAAATGTCCcttttaaccctttccctgccaccgCGTCCGCTAACGTCCTGTAAAAGCTCTGCATTGCACACCCTGCCGGCAGTTACGGTGTTAATGCAGGTGCCAGTGGGGCTCCATTGACGTACTTAATCCCAGGTCATTCATTTTACATTGAACCGTCCCCATGCCAAAGCCCGTCCTGATTTAAGTGCAGACGGGAGCCAGGTGGCAATACTGCCTCCAGTACTGAAGCGGTTAAGCAATCCCCAGTTATTCGGCCGTCCCGTTCACATTCCCCGGCCCCGTCACACTGGTGAGCGCCTCAGCTGCAGGAACACTCGGGATTCTCAAGGTCAGATGGGCTATAATTAGCCGGGCATATGAGGACAGCCACTTCATTCTTGGCCCTGGTCTGCTTCCAGGAAGTGACCTTTTCCCAGTGTGGGAGGAGGGGTCATGAAACCCCAATGATGGCCTATTTCCCGGAGTATTTGGGATCGATCTGGTTTTCCAATCCAGGAGAAATTGCTTTAACCCCTTCAAATCCAGATGCGGTGGCAGAATCCCACAAAACGGTGATTCTCCCTAAAATATGGGTCGACTTGCATGTGGCTGTAACAGGAATCCCACAGAACACGTCTTGTGCCCTTGAGCATTTCTCTTTATCTCCCATTCCCTTGCCACCAAAAAGGAGGGAGTAATTTCTTCTACACTGGGACTCGTGCCTGAAAAACCCGTGTGTACAACACTGCATAACACAGCGGCGCTGCATAACACAGCGGCGCTGCATAACACAGCGGCGCTGCATAACACAGCGGCGCTGCATAACACAGCGGCGCTGCATAACACAGCGGCGCTGCATAACACAGCGGCGCTGCATAACACAGCGGCGCTGCATAACACAGCGGCTCTATATAAGACTAACATTCTTCATATTATTTAGCATAAGTACAGCAGCAATGAAAACCTTTTGATACcagcatttcaataaaaaaaataaaagcatctTTTTATCAGTTCAGGCGCcatacaggagagcagtgtaGAGTGGCCAGCCacaaccctatgcgtttcgtaacCTGTCTtcatgacgccacacatgcgtttcctagcaacattggacgctaggatttttttgtccaccgggggagcctgtactcatctgcacATTTGCGATAGCGtgcattgctctgtctcctgatttccaagatggctgccgcgctacctcatacactgattgcactcgtggagttccaggattgtacaattagctgcctctaattgtcctcacatggtgaactattATATATGTTCTttgggtgtcattgtctggtagcactcccctgaggaaggtcctgccaggaccgaaacgttgggtttatagtgtggtgttttgtcactgctaatacatgtctttttgctatatttgAGTGTTGCTGCAaatgtataggtatatatatatatatatatatatatatatatatatatatatatatatatatatatatatatatatatatatatatatatatatatatatatatatatatatatatatatatatatatatctctcctacaaagccaggggcggccaactccagtcctcaagggccaccaacagatcagcttttcaggatatccctgcttcagcacaggtggctcagtcaatgactgagccacctgtgctgaaacagggatatccgtAATACCGATATccgtaatacctggcctgttggtggcccttgcactAGGCCTTTCCCTAACCATATCTAGTCCCTGTCCCTTCTTCAGGCTTCAGCCGCTGTGTGTCTAATGACGACGTGTGCTCTGTTCCACCGCAGGCTGCCGGCCGCCATGAATCTCTGTCCAGCTTCAACCTGGAGAAGAAAGCCCGCCTGCGGGAGGAAGCGCAAAGGGAGGAGAGCAGCATCAAACCAGAGTGAAGCAAGAGCCCAGACACCGGGCACGCGCAGCAGAGTACGCCCGCCCCTCTCCCTCTAATGTATAGGATATTAGTTTGTTGTGTGAGTCGGACCCCACTGGCACCGAAGGGTTTGTAGATCTTTGCACAGTTGCAGCTATATTTAACTTTCATATGCACCTTGTCACTGCCCCGTTTTGCGCCGAGCTGCTTGGCGCTGCCGCGTGATCTCTGTAAGACTGTGTTGCCGTAGGGCAAATCTTGGCACTTGTGTGACGCCCGCATTCCTCTTGGCCCATTCACTACTCTAAGTATTAACTATTTTATCTACGGTAAAGTGGTGGCGTGTGATGGATAACATGGCAGCACAATAACCCAGAGAACAATGCaggccgtatatatatatattttcaaaggTACGTTTAGTCTTCGTTCAGGTCAGAAAACACATTTCCTAATAAAACCCGTGTCCCCCTGTCCTCCGTTCTCAGAACCGCGATTCCTGATTCGACGTAGGGAAGGTTTTGTAGCGGTTTTGTTGCTAGCGGTGTTTGTTGCGATTTTTGCAATACAGACACAACCAGCAGAATGACTCCCGCTGGCATGTCGGTGCGGTGCATACATGGCGCGCCGGCGACCGTTGTGTATATAATCAGCCGCGCGTGATGGCGACGGGGGAAACCAATGTGCTACTTCACCCTGCGGGAACGCGCGAGCGGAAGCAATAACCGTGGCCACACCTGTATGCTGAAAGCCCTTATTCATGTCGCACCGTCTTCACCATTTGTAAAAGTGAAAAACATGTCGTACATTTAGGCCCTAAAAACGGGGGAAATGCACAAGCGAAAACCGTGATTTGCACATCCGATGTGTAAGTGGTAAACTCGTATTGGTTGATGGCGATCACAGCAGCTCTTCCAGCgctgcagtgatcagggctgaGATGCTGTGTTAGATTAAATGAGAGAGATCTCGTGCTGAAAGGAGGTAAAGTGAATTGTCCAATATCGCACCGTTTAACGGTGCAGTcaatgattgagctacctgtgctggagcagggattctggaaaccctgcttcagcacaggtggctcagtcttctacATTAACATTAATAAACATGAACTATTTATTGAACTCTTCCCTTGCTTTAGGTTCT
This genomic interval carries:
- the FAM162A gene encoding protein FAM162A isoform X2, with the protein product MWHSALSKTGLRAVAERSAVLRWRAVPLPKPLSAQDPVTRRWLCSKPEADKPKEAGASFRIPGHKPSNFEKNILVYAGRFKKKEDIPDLVSYEMVDMAKSKMRVKVAYMMMALTIIGCIATVISGKRAAGRHESLSSFNLEKKARLREEAQREESSIKPE
- the FAM162A gene encoding protein FAM162A isoform X1, encoding MGHRDTQPLKCLQAVAERSAVLRWRAVPLPKPLSAQDPVTRRWLCSKPEADKPKEAGASFRIPGHKPSNFEKNILVYAGRFKKKEDIPDLVSYEMVDMAKSKMRVKVAYMMMALTIIGCIATVISGKRAAGRHESLSSFNLEKKARLREEAQREESSIKPE